The following are encoded together in the Glycine soja cultivar W05 chromosome 5, ASM419377v2, whole genome shotgun sequence genome:
- the LOC114411191 gene encoding uncharacterized protein LOC114411191, translating to MNVIQIEDDGLSIECTLFGPFVDELNAFLESGEVENVVIKLHLQNCICGTRVVFNAKCEEVKELATRMSEDFLYNTPRKTISALKDCFEDTCFVVFGTMKHVVDDEEWWYTACTCNKCRIKVGVIDKTDSATFVIFDWDATILFSKSCANMFETYQKRGLVGTFPRDITNLVDRFFLFKVEVKSTIFDDG from the exons ATGAATGTCATCCAAATAGAGGATGATGG gCTTAGCATAGAGTGTACTTTGTTTGGTCCATTTGTGGATGAACTTAATGCATTTCTTGAATCTGGAGAAGTTGAAAATGTTGTG ataaaattgCATCTTCAAAATTGTATTTGTGGTACAAGAGTTGTGTTCAATGCTAAATGTGAAGAGGTAAAAGAGTTGGCAACAAG AATGTCAGAGGATTTTCTGTATAATACACCCAGGAAGACTATTAGTGCTCTTAAAGATTGTTTTGAG gaTACCTGTTTTGTAGTTTTTGGTACCATGAAACACGTTGTAGATGATGAGGAATGGTGGTATACTGCTTGCACATGCAACAA GTGTCGTATCAAGGTTGGTGTTATTGATAAAACAGATTCAGCCACTTTTGTGATTTTTGATTGGGATGCTACTATCCTTTTCAGCAAGTCATGTGCTAATATGTTTGAAACATACCAGAAG AGAGGTCTTGTTGGAACTTTTCCAAGGGATATTACTAATTTGGTGGataggtttttcctttttaaagttGAGGTTAAGAGT ACAATATTTGATGATGGTTGA